In Oncorhynchus tshawytscha isolate Ot180627B linkage group LG06, Otsh_v2.0, whole genome shotgun sequence, the following are encoded in one genomic region:
- the LOC121846667 gene encoding SUMO-activating enzyme subunit 2-like, whose translation MIMHHSLLIANNSKFLSDFRIRHGSRLQVDDFLQDYTLLVNVIHCEDLEKDVEFEVVGDAPDKAPTPPGAQEDKNVANGNKDCRTVHLFKR comes from the exons ATGATCATGCACCATTCTCTTCTTATAGCAAACAACAGCAAGTTTCTGTCTGACTTTAGGATACGACATGGTAGCCGTCTGCAAGTGGATGACTTTCTGCAGGATTACACACTCCTGGTTAACGTGATTCACTG TGAGGACTTGGAGAAGGATGTGGAGTTTGAGGTGGTGGGTGACGCCCCTGACAAAGCCCCAACCCCACCCGGTGCACAAGAGGACAAGAATGTTGCCAACGGCAACAAAGACTGCAGAACCGTCCACCTCTTCAAAAGGTGA